A genomic window from Bacteroidales bacterium includes:
- a CDS encoding DUF4369 domain-containing protein: MKKIKNFLFLILAISISNCLFAQKDSYNIKIQIKGLKDTVCYLANYYGDKQYIQDSARVDSKGNLFFKKNKKLPEGIYIIILPNKSYFEIIITDKPNFSFSADTSHSVKNIKIKGSPENTRFYDYIKFVNSKRKSLDSLKLIQKKVKTKEDSIAIKDKIKGIDNEVESHINNLMGKYPNDLFVKVLKSQNEIKIPAPPKLPNGSIDSNFQYFYYKTHYFDNIDFNDERIVRTPIYHSKLDYFFKNVVLQIPDSIIKESDIVIEKTKGSKELFKYTVYYLTYNSERSPVMGMDAVFVHMIEKYYQTGQAFWVDSASLAKVIDRARILKPLLLGNPAPFLIIQDTSGQNISNYDIKADFLIQIFWEPSCGHCQKELPHFVELNEKLKKENINAEVLTICTGSDVKEWKKFIREKKMNLFNGMDLNGRYYYKELYDIFSTPVVYILNNKKQIIAKRIGVEQIEQFLKNEIKNKKK, translated from the coding sequence ATGAAAAAAATAAAGAATTTTTTATTTTTAATTCTGGCAATTTCAATTTCAAACTGCCTTTTTGCCCAGAAGGATTCATATAACATTAAAATACAAATAAAAGGTTTGAAAGATACCGTTTGCTATCTGGCAAACTATTACGGAGATAAGCAGTATATACAGGATAGTGCGAGGGTTGATTCTAAAGGCAATCTTTTTTTTAAAAAAAACAAAAAACTTCCTGAAGGGATTTATATAATTATTCTTCCGAATAAAAGTTATTTTGAAATAATTATAACCGATAAACCTAATTTTTCATTTTCAGCCGATACATCGCATTCGGTTAAAAACATTAAAATTAAAGGTTCTCCCGAAAACACGCGTTTTTATGATTATATAAAATTTGTTAATAGTAAAAGAAAATCATTGGACTCATTGAAATTAATTCAGAAGAAAGTAAAAACCAAAGAAGATTCTATAGCTATTAAAGATAAAATTAAAGGAATAGATAATGAAGTGGAAAGTCACATTAATAATCTGATGGGAAAATATCCTAATGACCTTTTTGTGAAAGTCCTTAAATCGCAAAATGAAATTAAAATTCCTGCTCCTCCAAAACTTCCCAATGGCAGTATTGATTCTAATTTTCAGTATTTTTATTATAAAACACATTATTTTGACAATATTGATTTTAATGATGAAAGAATTGTAAGAACTCCTATATATCATTCAAAACTTGATTATTTTTTTAAAAATGTTGTTTTACAAATCCCTGATTCAATTATTAAGGAGAGTGATATTGTTATTGAAAAAACAAAAGGAAGCAAAGAATTATTTAAATACACGGTATATTATCTAACTTACAATTCCGAACGTTCCCCTGTGATGGGCATGGACGCTGTTTTTGTTCACATGATTGAAAAATATTATCAAACAGGACAGGCGTTTTGGGTTGATTCGGCATCTCTTGCCAAAGTTATTGACAGAGCAAGAATTCTCAAACCCCTTCTACTAGGCAACCCTGCACCATTCTTGATTATACAGGACACTTCGGGGCAAAATATTTCAAACTACGATATTAAAGCCGATTTTCTTATTCAGATATTCTGGGAACCAAGCTGCGGACATTGTCAGAAAGAACTCCCACACTTTGTTGAACTCAACGAAAAATTAAAAAAAGAAAATATCAACGCTGAGGTGCTTACCATTTGTACGGGAAGTGATGTGAAAGAATGGAAAAAATTTATCAGAGAAAAAAAGATGAATTTGTTTAACGGAATGGACTTAAACGGCAGGTATTATTACAAAGAACTTTATGACATTTTCAGCACTCCTGTGGTTTATATTTTAAATAATAAAAAACAAATAATTGCCAAACGAATCGGAGTTGAACAAATTGAGCAATTTTTAAAGAACGAAATTAAAAATAAAAAAAAGTAA
- the thiE gene encoding thiamine phosphate synthase, which produces MENIGKLHYITQDIATCSHPALAELACKGGVKWIQLRVKNKKQKEWIEIARKTKLICDKYNSVLVINDNVEIVKEIKAVGVHLGKDDMSIKEARKKLKSKYIIGGTANSLEDILKLTKNDVNYIGLGPFKITDTKENLGSVLGIYGIKKIVNEYYSLKCRHVPIIAVGGILPEDVKSLLDAGVYGIAVSSAITKAKDKSGMINKFLKELS; this is translated from the coding sequence ATGGAAAACATAGGAAAACTGCATTATATCACACAGGACATAGCAACTTGTTCTCATCCCGCGTTAGCTGAATTAGCTTGTAAAGGTGGGGTAAAGTGGATTCAGCTTCGAGTGAAAAACAAAAAGCAAAAAGAATGGATTGAAATTGCAAGAAAAACAAAATTAATTTGCGATAAATATAATTCCGTTTTAGTAATAAACGATAATGTTGAAATCGTAAAAGAAATTAAAGCCGTCGGAGTTCATCTCGGCAAGGATGATATGTCTATAAAAGAAGCAAGAAAAAAACTGAAGAGCAAATATATTATCGGAGGAACCGCTAATTCACTTGAAGATATTTTAAAATTAACAAAAAATGATGTTAATTATATCGGACTTGGTCCATTTAAGATTACGGATACAAAAGAAAATTTAGGTTCTGTTTTAGGCATATATGGAATTAAAAAAATTGTAAATGAATACTATTCTTTAAAATGCAGACATGTTCCGATAATTGCGGTTGGAGGAATTTTACCCGAAGATGTTAAAAGTTTATTGGATGCCGGAGTTTATGGAATTGCCGTGTCTTCTGCAATTACCAAAGCAAAAGACAAATCAGGCATGATTAATAAATTCCTGAAAGAGTTATCATAA
- a CDS encoding PepSY-like domain-containing protein has protein sequence MKKIICLFALASFIAVSYCQNPQKVDEKDVPPQIMQQFKKNFADAKEAKWTKLENKFQVVLIQDEMNTIVEYGSVGDWQSTRWEMPVKYLPQQVDEYIKSKYSVYKIKNLYLQDTPQNVRLYVVAAEKKKEKIELYFGLDFAFVKQVPEPPKKDTPATTPPKSDNPGGAK, from the coding sequence ATGAAAAAGATAATTTGTTTATTTGCACTTGCATCTTTTATTGCAGTTTCATACTGTCAAAATCCCCAAAAGGTTGATGAAAAAGATGTTCCGCCTCAGATAATGCAGCAGTTCAAAAAGAACTTTGCTGATGCAAAAGAAGCAAAATGGACGAAATTGGAAAATAAATTTCAAGTTGTGCTGATACAAGATGAAATGAACACTATTGTTGAATATGGCAGTGTCGGCGATTGGCAGAGTACAAGATGGGAAATGCCAGTGAAGTACTTGCCTCAGCAGGTTGATGAATATATTAAAAGTAAATATTCTGTTTACAAAATAAAAAACCTTTATTTGCAGGATACACCACAAAATGTGAGATTATATGTTGTTGCAGCAGAAAAGAAGAAAGAAAAAATAGAGTTATACTTCGGACTTGATTTTGCTTTTGTAAAGCAGGTTCCCGAACCTCCAAAAAAAGATACTCCGGCAACAACTCCTCCGAAAAGCGACAACCCCGGCGGAGCAAAATAA
- a CDS encoding response regulator → MEKIKIFLVEDNRTENILLKLSLSSFTNISTQSFTNGKALINNLTSSPDIVIVDLMLPDISGLDLIKMIKEYDENIKIIVVSAQKDVDYIAKVQAEGIYNYIVKCDKCIENLHNTISELITILKCRKTLKDIPLTEGNLYY, encoded by the coding sequence ATGGAAAAAATAAAGATTTTCTTAGTTGAAGATAACAGGACGGAAAATATTTTATTAAAGTTATCGCTAAGCAGCTTTACAAACATCAGTACCCAGTCATTCACAAACGGGAAAGCTCTTATAAACAATCTTACTTCCAGTCCTGACATTGTTATTGTAGACCTTATGTTACCTGATATTTCGGGATTGGATTTAATAAAAATGATAAAGGAATACGATGAAAATATAAAAATAATTGTTGTTTCGGCACAAAAAGATGTTGACTATATAGCGAAAGTTCAGGCAGAAGGAATTTATAATTATATTGTCAAATGCGACAAATGTATTGAAAATCTTCATAATACAATTTCAGAGTTGATTACAATTTTGAAATGCAGAAAAACATTAAAAGATATTCCTTTAACTGAGGGTAATTTATATTATTAG
- a CDS encoding diaminopimelate decarboxylase, producing MTEKKIPFTKEQLQKIIEKYPTPFHIYDEKALKQNARKFNNAFSWNVGFKEYFAIKATPNPYLMTILKAEGFGIDCSTLAELELAERTGMKGEAIMFTSNDTPFEEYVKATKLGAIINIDDISHIPFLEKHAGIPDLICFRYNPGSLKDGNSIIGQPEEAKYGLTREHLFGAYRIMRDKGVKRFGIHTMIASNELDVEYFIDTAKILFEVVVALSKKLNIRFEFANLGGGVGIPYKPEESEVDINVFSKGVQNYYKELIAANGLAPMKVFLECGRVITGPYGYLVSKVLHIKDTYKKYAGLDACMANLMRPALYGAYHHISVLGKENLQHNIMYDVTGSLCENNDKFAINRLLPELEPDDIVVIHDAGAHGHAMGFNYNGKLRSAELLLRENGDVVQIRKAETIDDYFSTLDFDGLKKFNV from the coding sequence ATGACTGAGAAAAAAATACCGTTTACAAAGGAACAACTGCAGAAAATTATTGAGAAGTATCCAACTCCTTTTCATATTTATGATGAAAAAGCTTTGAAGCAGAATGCAAGAAAATTCAACAATGCTTTTTCGTGGAATGTCGGATTTAAAGAATATTTTGCAATAAAAGCAACGCCAAATCCATATCTGATGACAATATTGAAAGCAGAAGGATTCGGAATTGACTGCAGTACATTGGCGGAACTTGAACTTGCCGAAAGAACCGGCATGAAAGGAGAAGCGATTATGTTTACTTCAAACGACACTCCTTTTGAAGAATATGTAAAAGCAACAAAACTTGGGGCAATTATTAATATTGATGATATTTCACATATTCCTTTTCTTGAAAAGCATGCTGGAATTCCCGATTTAATTTGCTTCAGGTATAATCCCGGTTCTTTAAAAGACGGAAATTCAATAATAGGACAGCCCGAAGAAGCAAAATACGGACTCACACGCGAGCATTTATTCGGCGCCTATCGCATAATGCGCGATAAAGGAGTGAAGCGTTTCGGCATTCACACAATGATTGCTTCAAACGAACTTGATGTTGAATATTTTATTGATACTGCTAAAATTTTATTTGAAGTTGTTGTTGCTCTTTCCAAGAAATTAAACATTCGTTTCGAATTTGCGAATCTTGGAGGAGGAGTAGGAATTCCATATAAACCCGAAGAATCGGAAGTTGATATAAATGTTTTTAGCAAAGGAGTACAAAATTATTATAAGGAATTAATTGCTGCAAACGGACTTGCGCCGATGAAAGTTTTTCTCGAATGTGGAAGAGTTATTACAGGTCCTTATGGATATTTAGTTTCAAAAGTTCTGCATATTAAAGATACTTATAAAAAATACGCAGGACTTGATGCATGCATGGCAAACCTCATGAGACCTGCTTTGTATGGTGCTTATCATCATATTTCGGTTTTAGGAAAAGAAAATCTGCAACATAACATCATGTATGATGTTACCGGTTCCCTCTGCGAAAACAACGATAAATTTGCTATCAACCGACTTTTACCTGAACTTGAACCAGACGATATTGTGGTTATTCACGATGCAGGAGCACACGGGCATGCCATGGGATTTAATTACAACGGGAAATTACGCTCCGCCGAACTTTTATTGAGAGAAAACGGTGATGTCGTTCAAATAAGAAAAGCAGAAACAATTGACGACTATTTTTCAACTCTCGACTTTGACGGTTTGAAAAAATTTAATGTTTAA
- a CDS encoding M1 family aminopeptidase yields MKYFFISIFIIYIFQGVLFSQDMRKMSGAEYCSYKKTHSKGLFNIDRSPNSPKHSFYVLHYNLNLDLYNCYINPYPKTFSGSNTITFKVSSSLNLIKLNAINTSLQIDSVSLAGISFSHTLDTLSIILDKTYNSGDTVQVKIYYQHKNISDNAFYANGGFVFTDCEPEGARKWYPCWDKPSDKATFELTAKVPGNVKLASNGKLVDSTIIADTIYYHWKSSDPLATYLAIITSKADYNLDIVYWHKVSNPNDSVPMRFYYNNGENPKPMENIIGDMTTYYSQTFCEHPFEKNGFATLNDDFIWGGMENQTLTSLCPNCWDEGLLAHEFAHQWFGDMITCGTWADISLNEGFATYCESLWKEHTGGYDSYKTNINSTADDYLSSNPGWPIYDSSWAVNTPNTTTLFNTAITYDKGACVLHMLRYVIGDSLFFKFLKEYSADTNFKYDNAIMTDFITKAESVSGQNLHWFFNQWIYKPNHPAYANAYSIDSVGTANWNVKFIINQTQTNPPFFKMPAELQITFTDLSDTIVKVMNDTNNQTFSFNFAKKTDNVLFDPFRNIVLKVEPAHCSGIQSLTAATDTVEDGSGIYNYGDNSSCVWDIKPSNIPQSIILHFLEFDTELTNDKLEVWNAGVLPNQKIITYSGSTIPQDLVCNTKRIKLKFYTNGSVTKQGWKLVYTTNTGIEEKLNDLKFLSVYPNPANEVLNVDLILNSASKINIILKNIIGKTIYKEILNSTANIAQSIDVSSFAKGIYILEINTAKTTLQKKIIIQ; encoded by the coding sequence ATGAAATATTTTTTTATTTCGATTTTTATAATTTATATTTTTCAGGGAGTATTGTTTTCCCAGGATATGAGAAAAATGAGTGGTGCAGAATATTGTTCTTATAAAAAAACTCATAGCAAAGGTCTTTTTAATATTGACAGGTCTCCGAATTCGCCAAAACACTCATTCTATGTATTGCATTATAACCTTAATCTGGATTTGTATAATTGCTATATCAATCCTTATCCTAAAACATTTTCGGGAAGTAATACAATAACTTTCAAAGTGAGTTCTTCTTTAAACCTGATAAAATTAAATGCCATCAACACTTCATTACAAATTGACTCTGTATCTTTAGCAGGAATATCGTTCAGTCACACTTTGGATACACTTTCAATAATTCTTGACAAAACGTACAATTCCGGAGATACCGTTCAGGTAAAAATATATTATCAACATAAAAATATTTCCGATAATGCTTTTTATGCAAACGGAGGTTTCGTTTTTACCGATTGTGAACCCGAAGGAGCAAGAAAATGGTATCCATGCTGGGATAAGCCCTCAGATAAAGCAACATTCGAGCTTACTGCAAAAGTTCCCGGAAATGTTAAACTCGCTTCAAACGGAAAACTTGTCGATTCTACAATAATTGCCGATACAATTTATTATCACTGGAAAAGCAGTGACCCGCTTGCAACTTATCTGGCAATAATAACATCAAAAGCAGATTATAATCTTGATATAGTATACTGGCACAAAGTATCAAATCCTAACGACAGTGTTCCGATGAGGTTTTATTACAACAACGGAGAGAATCCAAAACCAATGGAAAATATTATTGGCGATATGACAACTTATTATTCACAAACATTCTGTGAACATCCATTTGAGAAAAACGGCTTTGCAACTTTAAACGACGATTTTATCTGGGGCGGTATGGAAAATCAGACATTGACAAGCTTATGCCCCAATTGCTGGGATGAAGGATTGCTCGCACACGAATTTGCGCATCAGTGGTTTGGCGACATGATTACCTGTGGTACATGGGCCGATATTTCATTAAACGAAGGATTTGCGACATACTGCGAATCGCTCTGGAAAGAACATACAGGCGGTTACGACTCATATAAAACAAATATTAATTCAACAGCGGATGATTACTTAAGTTCAAATCCTGGATGGCCTATTTACGATTCATCATGGGCAGTTAATACCCCCAATACTACTACTTTATTTAATACTGCAATTACTTACGATAAAGGTGCTTGTGTTTTGCACATGTTGAGATATGTTATCGGTGATTCATTATTTTTTAAATTTCTCAAAGAATATTCTGCCGATACGAATTTCAAATACGATAATGCTATTATGACTGATTTTATTACCAAAGCCGAAAGCGTCAGCGGACAAAATTTACATTGGTTTTTTAACCAGTGGATTTATAAGCCCAATCATCCTGCATATGCAAATGCTTATTCTATTGACAGTGTCGGGACAGCAAACTGGAATGTGAAATTTATAATTAACCAGACACAAACAAATCCTCCATTTTTCAAAATGCCTGCTGAACTGCAAATAACATTTACTGATTTGTCCGATACAATTGTAAAAGTTATGAACGACACAAACAATCAAACTTTTTCATTTAATTTTGCAAAAAAAACCGATAATGTATTGTTCGACCCTTTCAGAAATATTGTACTTAAAGTTGAACCAGCACATTGCAGCGGCATCCAATCTCTGACTGCCGCAACAGATACTGTTGAAGATGGAAGCGGCATATATAATTATGGAGATAATTCATCTTGTGTGTGGGATATTAAGCCATCAAATATTCCGCAATCAATAATCTTGCATTTTCTTGAATTTGATACGGAACTTACAAATGATAAACTTGAAGTATGGAATGCGGGAGTATTGCCAAATCAGAAAATAATAACATATTCCGGTTCAACAATTCCGCAGGATTTGGTTTGCAACACTAAAAGAATAAAATTAAAATTCTATACAAATGGTTCGGTTACAAAGCAAGGATGGAAATTAGTTTATACTACCAATACAGGAATAGAAGAAAAATTAAATGATTTGAAATTCCTTTCGGTTTATCCAAACCCTGCAAATGAAGTTTTAAATGTGGATTTAATTCTAAATTCAGCAAGTAAAATTAATATTATATTAAAAAATATTATTGG
- the dapF gene encoding diaminopimelate epimerase → MKNFFVKSQGIGNAYIVLNSEDIDFKLNSEKIIKICSMQYGIGSDGILLKVTSDNADFGLRIFNPDGSEAEKSGNGLRIFSKYLYDYNFSSAKEFSIETKGGTAKAWITEENKEKASMVKIELGKAVFEASEIPVNFSKNECFEENLKVDDMNYVVHCVSVGNPHCVVIKDILDENEIRKYGTLIENHPMFPNRINVQFAKIISKNKLQILIWERGAGYTLSSGTSSCAVAAVAVKKNLTERNLTVEMQGGNLEIEIDESWNIMMEGEVREIASGILSGELISS, encoded by the coding sequence ATGAAAAACTTTTTTGTAAAATCACAAGGTATCGGAAATGCATATATTGTATTAAATTCAGAAGATATTGATTTTAAATTAAATTCCGAAAAAATAATAAAAATATGCAGCATGCAATACGGAATAGGGTCAGATGGGATTCTTCTGAAAGTTACGTCCGACAATGCGGATTTCGGATTGCGTATCTTCAACCCCGATGGTTCCGAAGCCGAAAAAAGTGGCAACGGACTGAGAATTTTTTCAAAATATCTATATGATTATAATTTTTCTTCTGCAAAGGAATTTTCAATTGAAACAAAAGGCGGAACAGCAAAAGCATGGATAACCGAAGAAAACAAAGAAAAAGCTTCAATGGTAAAAATCGAACTAGGAAAAGCTGTTTTCGAAGCATCCGAAATCCCCGTTAATTTTTCTAAAAACGAATGTTTCGAAGAAAATCTTAAAGTTGACGATATGAATTATGTTGTACATTGCGTGTCTGTCGGAAATCCTCATTGTGTGGTAATAAAAGATATTCTGGATGAAAATGAAATAAGAAAATACGGAACGCTTATTGAAAATCATCCGATGTTTCCAAATCGCATTAATGTTCAGTTTGCGAAAATAATATCAAAAAATAAATTACAAATTCTTATTTGGGAAAGAGGAGCTGGTTACACTTTGTCTTCGGGAACTTCTTCGTGTGCAGTTGCTGCAGTTGCGGTGAAAAAAAATCTTACCGAACGCAACCTCACTGTTGAAATGCAAGGCGGAAATCTGGAAATCGAAATTGATGAATCGTGGAATATAATGATGGAAGGAGAAGTGAGAGAAATTGCTTCGGGTATTTTAAGTGGCGAATTAATTTCTTCATGA
- the gltX gene encoding glutamate--tRNA ligase: MSERVRVRFAPSPTGPLHIGGVRTALYNYLFAKKNNGDFILRIEDTDKNRFVPGTEEYIIEALDWLNIKFNEGVGIGGNYTPYKQSERKDIYKQYAEQLVTNGFAYYAFDTPEELDKKRKEYESRKETFQYGISTRNAMKNSFTLTEQEIKEKINKNEHFVIRIKIPVDEVIHVHDLIRGNVEVHSSQIDDKVLFKSDGLPTYHLANVVDDYLMKISHVIRGEEWLPSTPLHVLLYKYFGWENEMPIFAHLPLLLKPDGKGKLSKRDGDKLGFPVFPLQWVDPLTKEISSGYRESGYVPEAVINIIAFLGWNPGTEKEFFSLDELIEEFSLEKVGKAGCRFDYEKAKWFNHHYISHKSNDELSEYLNDVLKSKKINSTKETLIKISELIKDRINFMNEIWDKSNYFFQQPLAYDQKVIKDKWNENTPSILNNIIEKIKSVPEFNSVEIEKTIKDYIQLNNLNAGAIMTILRILIVGTNSGPELFKIFEIIEKDETISRIEKGIKEHGA; encoded by the coding sequence ATGAGTGAAAGAGTAAGGGTAAGGTTTGCACCAAGTCCCACAGGACCGCTTCATATTGGCGGCGTAAGAACAGCATTATACAATTATCTTTTTGCAAAAAAAAATAACGGTGATTTTATTTTACGAATTGAAGATACCGATAAAAATCGTTTTGTTCCCGGAACGGAAGAATACATTATTGAAGCCCTTGACTGGCTTAATATAAAATTCAATGAAGGTGTTGGTATTGGAGGAAATTATACTCCATACAAGCAATCGGAAAGAAAAGACATTTACAAGCAATATGCCGAACAACTTGTAACTAATGGCTTTGCCTATTATGCATTTGATACACCTGAAGAACTTGACAAAAAAAGAAAAGAATATGAGTCAAGGAAAGAAACATTTCAATATGGCATTTCAACAAGAAATGCAATGAAAAACTCATTTACGTTAACGGAACAAGAAATTAAGGAAAAAATAAACAAAAATGAACATTTTGTAATAAGGATAAAAATTCCCGTTGATGAAGTCATTCATGTGCATGATTTGATACGCGGGAATGTCGAAGTGCACTCATCGCAGATTGATGATAAAGTTCTTTTCAAATCGGATGGATTGCCCACATATCACCTTGCAAATGTTGTTGATGATTATTTAATGAAAATCTCTCATGTTATACGAGGAGAAGAATGGCTGCCATCAACACCCTTGCATGTTTTGCTTTATAAATATTTCGGTTGGGAAAATGAAATGCCCATATTTGCTCATTTACCTCTTTTATTAAAACCCGATGGAAAAGGTAAATTAAGCAAACGCGATGGCGATAAACTCGGGTTTCCTGTTTTTCCTCTTCAGTGGGTCGACCCACTCACAAAAGAAATTTCATCAGGTTACCGCGAATCGGGATATGTTCCGGAGGCAGTCATTAATATTATTGCATTTCTCGGATGGAATCCCGGTACTGAAAAAGAATTCTTTTCGCTCGATGAACTCATAGAAGAATTCTCGCTGGAAAAAGTTGGTAAAGCCGGCTGCCGCTTCGACTATGAAAAAGCAAAGTGGTTCAATCATCATTATATTTCACATAAAAGCAACGATGAGCTTTCAGAATATCTTAATGATGTCTTAAAATCAAAAAAAATAAATTCAACAAAAGAAACACTTATAAAAATAAGCGAATTGATAAAAGACAGAATAAATTTTATGAATGAAATATGGGATAAATCAAATTATTTTTTTCAACAGCCTTTGGCTTACGACCAAAAAGTTATTAAGGATAAATGGAACGAAAACACTCCTTCGATTCTAAATAATATTATAGAAAAAATTAAATCAGTTCCTGAATTTAATTCTGTTGAAATCGAAAAAACAATTAAAGATTATATTCAGCTAAATAATTTGAATGCAGGAGCAATAATGACGATATTGCGTATATTAATTGTTGGTACAAACAGCGGTCCTGAATTATTTAAAATTTTTGAAATCATAGAAAAAGATGAAACTATCAGCAGGATTGAAAAAGGAATAAAAGAGCATGGGGCTTAA
- a CDS encoding LL-diaminopimelate aminotransferase, translating into MALINEHYLKLKAGYLFPEISRRVTVYAKSHPEKKIIRMGIGDVTQPLVPSVVKAFHEGVEEMGNMKTFKGYGPEQGYDFLREAIAKNDYQLNKINIFSEDIFISDGSKCDTGNIQEIFGHENKIAICDPVYPVYADTTVMAGKTGICSEDGYFENIIYMPCTEENDFIPQLPKSKPDLIFLCFPNNPTGAVATKEVLKKWVDYALENKSIIFFDAAYEAFITEKDIPHSIYEIEGAKKIAVEFRSFSKTAGFTGTRCAFTVIPEELKAFDSKGITHSVKSLWMRRHATKFNGVSYPVQKAAAAVYSEQGKKEVKATIKYYLENASIIYKSFSEIGFKVYGGINSPYIWLRTRDGMKSWDFFDKLLNEANIVGTPGAGFGPSGEGYFRFSAFADRAGVLEAMERIKKLFS; encoded by the coding sequence ATGGCATTAATTAACGAACATTATTTAAAATTAAAAGCAGGATATTTATTTCCTGAAATTTCACGTAGAGTTACTGTGTATGCAAAATCACATCCTGAAAAGAAAATCATAAGAATGGGCATAGGCGATGTTACTCAACCTTTGGTTCCTTCGGTTGTAAAAGCATTCCACGAAGGCGTAGAAGAAATGGGAAACATGAAAACATTTAAAGGATACGGACCGGAACAGGGGTATGATTTCCTTCGCGAAGCAATCGCAAAAAACGATTATCAGCTTAATAAAATAAATATTTTTTCGGAAGATATTTTTATTTCCGATGGTTCAAAATGCGATACAGGCAACATTCAGGAAATTTTCGGACACGAAAATAAAATTGCAATTTGCGACCCTGTGTATCCTGTTTATGCTGATACTACAGTTATGGCAGGGAAAACAGGCATTTGTAGTGAGGACGGATATTTTGAGAATATTATTTATATGCCATGTACTGAGGAAAATGATTTTATTCCACAACTCCCAAAAAGTAAACCCGATTTGATTTTTTTATGTTTTCCCAATAATCCGACAGGAGCAGTTGCAACCAAAGAAGTATTAAAAAAATGGGTTGATTATGCGTTGGAAAATAAAAGTATAATTTTTTTCGATGCGGCTTATGAAGCATTCATAACAGAAAAAGACATCCCTCATTCCATTTATGAAATTGAGGGAGCAAAAAAAATTGCTGTTGAGTTCCGCAGCTTTTCCAAAACGGCAGGATTCACAGGCACGCGTTGTGCATTTACTGTTATTCCCGAAGAATTGAAAGCATTCGACAGCAAAGGCATAACTCACTCTGTCAAATCATTATGGATGAGACGTCATGCGACAAAATTCAACGGCGTATCTTATCCTGTTCAAAAAGCTGCGGCAGCTGTTTACTCGGAACAAGGTAAAAAAGAAGTGAAAGCCACAATCAAATATTATCTTGAAAATGCGAGTATAATTTACAAAAGCTTTTCGGAAATAGGTTTTAAAGTTTACGGAGGTATCAACTCTCCTTATATATGGCTGAGAACCAGAGATGGCATGAAATCATGGGATTTCTTTGACAAACTTTTGAACGAAGCAAATATTGTGGGAACACCTGGCGCAGGTTTCGGACCTTCGGGTGAAGGATATTTTCGCTTTTCTGCTTTTGCAGACAGAGCAGGTGTTTTGGAAGCAATGGAAAGAATAAAAAAACTATTTTCCTAA